The window CGGGACCGTGGGGGGTGTGGGGCCCGCTCGGGAACGCCGGCCCGCCCCGAGGAGCGCCGGGGCTGTTCGGGCCGCCCGGGGCCGCGTGCCACGGCGGGTGGGGGCCGGTGCCGGGAGCGCCCTGGCCCGGACCCGCCTGACCGGGGGTCCCCGGACCCGCGACGGGGAACGGCGGTCGGTAACCCCCCGAAGGGCCGGTGGGCACGGCGCCGCCTGGCGCGCTCTGCGCTCCGGTGCCGGGAGCCCTCCACGAGCCGCTGTCCGCCTCCTGGGGGCCGGTGAGGGGCAAGGGCTGCCCCCCGGTGCCGGGGGAGTCCTGCGCCCCGGCGCCGACGCCGCCGTCGCCCTCCTGCGCCTGCTTCTCCCGCTCCAGGAGGGCCAGCGCCTCGTCGGGGCTGGGCCGCGCCGAGGCGTCCCGGGCCAGCAGCGCCGCGATCAGCGCCCGCAGCGGCGCGCTCGCGGGGCTGTGCTCCGCGTCGTCCAACGACAGCCGCGGAGGCATCGGCGCGGTCAGCACCGCGCTGATGATCCCCGTGATGCTCTCCCGTTTGAAGGGTGAGCGGCCCTCCAGGAGCGCGTACAGGGTGACGCCCAGGCTCCACAGGTCCGACGCGGGCAGCGCGCGCTTGCCCTCGAACCGCTCCGGCGCCATGTACTCGGGCGAACCGATGTACACGCCGGTCTGGGTGAGGGCGGCGCCGCCGTCGACGTTCGCGATCCCGAAGTCGGTCAGCACGGTCCGGTCGTCGTCGGTGAGCATGATGTTGGCGGGCTTGACGTCGCGGTGGGTGACCCCGCCCGCGTGCACCGCCTTCAGACCGCCGAGCAGCGACCTGGCGGCCTCCTCGACCCGCTCCACCGGCATCGGACCGTGGTGGTCCAGCTGGTACTGGAGGGACTTGCCGCTGAGCAGTTCCATCACGATCCACGGGCTGTCCTCGTGTTCGAGGACGTCGTGGACCGTCACCACCGCCGTGTTGCTGATCCGCGCGGTGGCCTGGGCCTCGCGCAGTGTGCGGGCGTGCGCCTCGGCGCGGGCCTCGGGGTCCATGCCCTGGGGGAGGAGGACCTCCTTGATGGCCACGTCACGCTGGAGGGAGGGGTCCCAGGCGCGCCACACGGTGCCCATCCCGCCGGCGCCGAGCCTCTCCCGCAGCTCGTAGCGGCCGACGGAGGAGTGACCGGAGGCGGACATAGGCGCGCATCCCTTCAGGGGGTCGGGAGAGGGGTGACGATGCGCAGGACAATCTATCCGAGAAAAGCCCTACAGCAGCACTTTGTGACACTCGTCCGTGTTTCCTGAACCATTCTCCCTCCATTGCGGACAGTTCCCCACACCCCGGTGTGGGGGTGGCCGGTAGCGGTCACCCGCGCGGCACGGTACGGCGCGGGGAGGGGGAACGGGACCCCTCGTTTCGGGTGTTCGCGAAATGTCATTCCGTGACCGCCGAGGCGATCTCCTCGGCCTCCCGGCCTGGCCGCTCGGACGTGCCCGGACAGTTCCACCGTGCCGATGTCGGGGAACTCCGTGGTGGGAGCGCCCGTCTCGACGGTCGGCGGATCCGTGGAGGGCGTGGCCCCGACGGCGTCGTCCGCAGAGTCGACGATGACGACGTCCCCGTGTGCCCCGCACAACCGTGATCCACCCTCCAGGCCGTACCCCTCGTGCAGAGGCGTCCACGCCGGGTCGTGCGTCCCCTCCAGGGGGTGGCTGCGCAGGGTGGGACCGAACCCGTCGGGCTCGGGGGAGGGGCCGACGGGCACGTACCTGGTACCGGCGCTCCAGGGGTCCTCGTGGAACCACATCTGTGCCGGTTCCCAGCGGGGCGAGTCCAACGCGGCGATCACCAGGGGGAAGGGGAAGTCGACGACGTCGCGCATGAGCTCGGCCCGGGCCCGTCGGGCCTCCTCCTCGGCCGTCATCCACGACATGCCCGCGAGCAGCAGCGACGCCGCGAGGACCGGGGAGAGCGGGAGGGCGAAGAGCTGTCCGGGTGGGAAGGGGCTGTTGAGTCGGAAGGGAACAGGGCGATGCCGTTGTGGACCTAGGTCAGGTTTCGGTCCTGCGGCAATGCGGACTCGGGGTTCCACCGAAGGCGGTTCTGGTATCGGGTGTCAGTCCGGTTGATGTCTCGGTGTCCGCTTTTGATGGTGAAACTGAGTGTGACGCCCCTCATAGTGCGGAGGTGGCTAGGAAATTGTGGCCTTGTGGTTTCTGGGTGTTTCGGAAGGCCGTTCGCACCCGCTACCTGCGCAAACGTTGGCAGAGGTCGTCTTTGTCCTCCGGGGTCTGGCCACATCGGGGGAGAGAAGGGGAAAACCCGACGCGTTGCGCCGGTTCCCCGACCCGCTGATGGCGCACCATAGAGGATGGGGTAGAGACATGCGGGGGCCTTGCGGTCGCGCACGGCCGCGTGCGGTGTGCACGCGTGTAC is drawn from Nocardiopsis dassonvillei subsp. dassonvillei DSM 43111 and contains these coding sequences:
- a CDS encoding protein kinase domain-containing protein, whose protein sequence is MSASGHSSVGRYELRERLGAGGMGTVWRAWDPSLQRDVAIKEVLLPQGMDPEARAEAHARTLREAQATARISNTAVVTVHDVLEHEDSPWIVMELLSGKSLQYQLDHHGPMPVERVEEAARSLLGGLKAVHAGGVTHRDVKPANIMLTDDDRTVLTDFGIANVDGGAALTQTGVYIGSPEYMAPERFEGKRALPASDLWSLGVTLYALLEGRSPFKRESITGIISAVLTAPMPPRLSLDDAEHSPASAPLRALIAALLARDASARPSPDEALALLEREKQAQEGDGGVGAGAQDSPGTGGQPLPLTGPQEADSGSWRAPGTGAQSAPGGAVPTGPSGGYRPPFPVAGPGTPGQAGPGQGAPGTGPHPPWHAAPGGPNSPGAPRGGPAFPSGPHTPHGPGGPGFAGGPHNPAFPSGPHGPGFPGGQTGPNLPGGTAAHGPGTGPGANPQAPHAAGRQPEPQPPPGATGQFSLPFPSAGTPTGRGPLPGQPVGGPGHPGMFPGHGGGPATGAQMPWERPRTGMPATVVTAAVMLVLNGLYLLVLAVLFTVESTSGSLEVNGASMAQLYVWGLLSTVAAPALLTRSRLVYGGVVLLQMVAAVVLVLNMFTVVVYDPEQLPVYVLVLLLNLAVAGLLLIPARARAYFGFGADFR